In Phycisphaerae bacterium, the following proteins share a genomic window:
- a CDS encoding GGDEF domain-containing protein — translation MVQNVKTNPSGTDRQQAGELKRLLMVGADRPSAEQVELAVPRAEVVQEADYMDGLLRAGKEEFQAVLLRVASSDRQAPSVLRAYRKVGPHRLTVLAVEMWDEPLARQLVAEGLADQYVLLPISRSELLAAVAPVRQFVPGPNETTMAVSPLAARREELAFHEGLDWSQKFARETAELLHTAHQGPGPLLERICWSGIFLFGAEAVKVVAEGREAAAGEAPSDFNFHSPLLEDGCDAGGLDMRLADPDKIDETQIGSWLRLLPGLIRLAGAQVQLRELANTDPVTGLANRRHMMAVLGDLIAKARDQRFRITLVIFDFDDFKHYNDRYGHPAGDEILREAAILIRKCIRRQDLAARFGGDEFALVLWDAQSPRSPGSEHPRSALAVMDRFCKMLHRHQFPKLGTQAQGALTISGGLATFPWDARSADELIEKADQALLEAKRSGKNRLYLVGQGPEPND, via the coding sequence GTGGTGCAAAACGTAAAAACAAATCCTAGCGGAACCGACCGACAACAGGCCGGCGAACTCAAACGCTTGCTGATGGTGGGCGCGGATCGCCCATCAGCCGAGCAGGTCGAACTGGCCGTGCCCCGCGCCGAAGTCGTCCAGGAAGCCGACTACATGGACGGCCTGCTCCGCGCCGGCAAAGAGGAATTTCAAGCCGTCCTGCTGCGCGTCGCCTCCTCCGACCGCCAGGCCCCCTCCGTCCTGCGGGCCTATCGCAAGGTCGGGCCCCACCGGCTGACCGTCCTCGCCGTCGAAATGTGGGATGAGCCGCTCGCCCGCCAACTGGTGGCCGAAGGCCTCGCCGACCAGTACGTGCTCCTGCCCATCAGCCGCTCCGAACTGCTCGCCGCCGTCGCTCCCGTGCGGCAATTCGTGCCCGGCCCCAACGAAACAACGATGGCCGTCTCGCCGCTCGCTGCCCGTCGCGAAGAACTCGCCTTCCACGAGGGCCTCGACTGGAGCCAGAAGTTCGCCCGCGAAACCGCTGAACTGCTCCACACCGCCCATCAGGGTCCCGGACCGCTGCTCGAGCGAATCTGCTGGTCAGGCATTTTCCTTTTCGGCGCCGAAGCGGTAAAGGTCGTAGCCGAGGGCCGCGAGGCGGCAGCCGGCGAAGCGCCAAGCGATTTCAATTTCCACAGCCCGCTTCTCGAAGACGGCTGCGACGCCGGCGGCCTGGACATGCGCCTGGCGGATCCCGACAAGATCGACGAAACCCAGATCGGTTCCTGGCTCCGCCTCCTGCCCGGACTGATCCGCCTGGCCGGCGCCCAGGTTCAACTGCGGGAACTGGCCAACACCGACCCGGTCACCGGCCTGGCCAACCGCCGCCACATGATGGCCGTCCTCGGCGACCTGATCGCCAAAGCCCGCGATCAGCGATTCCGAATCACCCTGGTCATCTTCGACTTCGACGACTTCAAACACTACAACGACCGCTACGGCCACCCAGCCGGCGATGAAATCCTCCGCGAAGCCGCCATCCTCATCCGAAAGTGCATCCGCCGACAGGACCTCGCCGCCCGATTCGGCGGCGATGAATTCGCCCTCGTCCTCTGGGATGCCCAGTCGCCCCGTTCGCCCGGCAGCGAACACCCCCGATCCGCCCTCGCCGTCATGGACCGCTTCTGCAAAATGCTCCACCGCCACCAGTTCCCCAAACTCGGAACCCAGGCCCAGGGCGCCCTGACCATCTCCGGCGGACTCGCCACCTTCCCCTGGGACGCCCGCTCCGCCGATGAACTCATCGAAAAGGCCGACCAGGCCCTCCTCGAAGCCAAACGCTCCGGAAAAAACCGTCTCTACCTCGTTGGCCAGGGCCCCGAACCCAATGACTGA